In the Drosophila takahashii strain IR98-3 E-12201 chromosome 3R, DtakHiC1v2, whole genome shotgun sequence genome, one interval contains:
- the Or98b gene encoding putative odorant receptor 98b, protein MLTDKFLGLQSIFFRLLGLELLDELDVSHRYPRRSICCILSVATFLPLTIAFGLRNIQNVEQLTDSLCSVLVDLLALCKIGLFLWLYKDFRFLIQQFQGILQREIQWEVGKKIVSNENHRDQFISALYSYCFVTAGFLACLMSPLSMLVSYHRTGQLQPDLPFPSVYPWNNTHIFNYFVSYFWCVSAALGVALPTVCVDTLFCSLSHNLCALFKISREKMMHFEGKSLGETRENLVHIFSLYEECLQLGHSLNGFFRPLIFAQFVAASLHLCVLCYQLSAHLLQPAMLFYAAFTAAIIGQVSIYCICGSSVNTESQLFGQAIYESNWLNLLEENSQLVRSLKIAMMRSRRGCPIDGYFFEANRQTLVMIVRSAISYVTLLRSLA, encoded by the exons ATGCTGACGGATAAGTTCCTTGGACTGCAGTCCATTTTCTTTCGCCTTCTGGGTCTGGAATTGCTGGACGAGCTGGATGTCAGTCATCGATATCCCCGGCGAAGCATCTGCTGCATCCTCTCGGTGGCCACCTTTTTACCTCTGACCATCGCATTTGGCCTACGAAATATCCAAAATGTGGAGCAATTAACCGACTCCCTCTGCTCGGTTCTTGTCGACTTGCTGGCCCTCTGCAAGATCGGCTTATTTCTGTGGCTATACAAGGACTTTAGGTTTCTTATACAGCAATTTCAAGGTATCCTGCAAAGGG aaattcaaTGGGAAGTCGGTAAAAAAATTGTCTCCAACGAAAACCATCGGGATCAGTTTATCAGTGCCCTTTACAGCTACTGTTTTGTGACGGCCGGGTTTTTAGCCTGTCTGATGTCACCTTTGTCCATGTTGGTCAGCTACCATCGAACAGGCCAACTGCAGCCGGATTTGCCCTTTCCCAGTGT ATATCCCTGGAACAATACGCATATTTTCAACTACTTCGTTTCATATTTCTGGTGTGTAAGTGCTGCTCTGGGCGTGGCTCTGCCCACCGTTTGCGTGGACACTCTGTTCTGCTCTCTGAGCCACAATCTCTGTGCTCTTTTCAAGATTTCCCGTGAAAAAATGATGCATTTTGAGGGCAAAAGTCTTGGAGAGACACGTGAAAACCTGGTGCACATATTTAGTTTATATGAAGAGTGTCTGCAACTGGGACATTCCTTAAATGGATTCTTCAGGCCGCTCATCTTCGCCCAATTTGTGGCGGCCTCTTTGCATTTGTGTGTCCTGTGCTACCAACTATCTGCCCATCTCCTTCAGCCAGCCATGCTTTTCTACGCCGCTTTTACGGCAGCCATTATCGGCCAGGTTTCCATTTACTGCATTTGCGGATCGAGTGTCAATACGGAGAGTCAGCTTTTCGGACAGGCCATCTACGAGAGCAACTGGCTTAATCTTCTGGAGGAAAACAGCCAGCTTGTGAGGTCTTTGAAGATAGCCATGATGCGGTCGAGAAGAGGATGCCCCATCGATGGTTACTTCTTCGAGGCCAATCGGCAGACACTTGTAATG ATTGTGCGCAGTGCTATATCCTACGTAACGCTCCTCAGATCGCTGGCCTAG
- the Moca-cyp gene encoding peptidyl-prolyl cis-trans isomerase G → MTVNKRDAAATRSRCFFDISLGGLGVGRIVFELYGDVAPKTAENFRALCTGEKGLGLVTGKKLHYKGVIFHRVVKDFMVQAGDFSAGNGTGGESIYGGTFEDECFEKKHDRPFLLSMANRGKNTNGSQFFITTQPAPHLDNIHVVFGQVISGQELVRQLEDLPIDRNSRPLQDAAIANCGELVRQTKAKKEKKRKRRSTVTDDTNSEESEAEVKMERKEKKKKRSRKETNASDSEDNEARRGNGKPDPNPQDDDEEREEGELHPLVTITKIDPNEIPEVSNKFLMRGERSRSREREDRGGRGQDRDRGRDQDRDRNRNNFGWSKKQAQPTSRSGRIVKGRGVFRFRTPSRSRSRSNTPPHWKHAQKRTIKLSDLERIEEESKMREEEVKRRENERKRRHEEATKNPKQSFFELSHASTYGGKVTPDKQSPEHRNKSKETSDRGKPKDKEKASEKDKAKDMTPLKRRKSMDMNALDYEQQTESEAESEDEELKVKPPTKQDVKAESSTSKDRNSKREDRKPEEKARGKRTRSRSPRRQSPSRRQQRSPARRPGQSSNQNQNQLQRGNRRNPFADRDRRRRSRSQDNEYRNRFPLSPIRGRGSPAGGDRRRQQRSRSQGRRQDSPNHRRQVSPGRKRQESQSRRRDSPARKRRDSVERKREDSSDRKREASSNKKREDSPERSPSRKRKDSANRKREDSEVKKPLESSSKKREDSPGRKRKDSDKKRQDSPVKRQDSPGRKRQESQDKKRHESPVKKQDSPGRKPQDSLAKRQDSPGRRRRDSPERKRKETPDRRRKDSPARRRQDSRRQESDGRRRRESSGNRRSRGRRHSSSRSRSPSTSRSRRRRSRSPLPKLTSALPMDEDREKAAREKMQKRAEAAMLMKEHMRNEIAKEEERRLEKQRQDDMDKERTTRELNELERLKAETIKKLQDEERVGSVGAGIETPVGGEDKPDVATTRNKRESSTEDRHRDKKRKHKKSKKSSARSDSD, encoded by the exons ATGACGGTGAACAAGCGCGACGCGGCCGCAACGCGATCGCGGTGCTTTTTCGACATTTCGCTGGGCGGCTTGGGCGTGGGCCGCATTGTTTTCGAGCTGTACGGCGATGTGGCTCCGAAGACGGCCGAGAACTTCCGGGCGCTGTGCACGGGGGAAAAGGGATTGGGCCTCGTCACCGGCAAGAAGCTCCACTACAAGGGGGTGATATTCCACCGGGTGGTCAAGGACTTCATGGTCCAGGCGGGCGACTTTTCCGCAGGCAACGGCACCGGCGGCGAGTCCATCTACGGCGGAACATTCGAGG ATGAGTGCTTTGAGAAGAAGCACGATCGTCCCTTCCTGCTGTCGATGGCCAACCGGGGCAAGAACACCAATGGCTCGCAGTTCTTTAT TACAACACAGCCTGCGCCACATTTGGACAA TATCCATGTTGTATTCGGCCAAGTTATTTCCGGTCAGGAGTTGGTGCGACAATTGGAGGATCTGCCCATCGATCGGAACTCGCGGCCGCTGCAGGATGCGGCCATAGCCAACTGTGGGGAACTAGTTAGACAGACAAAGG ccaaaaaggaaaagaagcGCAAGAGGCGCTCCACGGTCACGGACGACACAAACAGCGAGGAAAGCGAGGCTGAGGTCAAGATGGAACGCaaggagaaaaagaaaaagcgcAGCCGCAAGGAGACAAACGCCAGCGATAGCGAAGA TAATGAGGCAAGACGGGGCAATGGAAAACCTGACCCAAATCCCCAGGATGACGATGAGGAGCGCGAGGAGGGCGAACTCCATCCACTGGTCACAATTACTAAGATAGATCCTAACGAGATACCAGAG GTATCGAACAAATTTCTAATGCGCGGTGAGAGATCTAGGTCCCGAGAACGCGAAGATCGTGGAGGTCGAGGACAAGATCGCGATCGAGGCAGAGATCAGGATAGAGACCGCAATCGCAATAACTTTGGTTGGTCCAAGAAACAGGCACAGCCCACATCGCGCAGCGGACGCATTGTCAAAGGTCGTGGCGTGTTT CGTTTTCGCACTCCCTCGCGCAGTCGATCGCGCAGCAATACGCCGCCCCACTGGAAGCATGCCCAGAAGCGCACCATTAAGCTGTCCGATTTGGAGCGcatcgaggaggagagcaaGATGCGCGAGGAGGAGGTGAAGCGTCGCGAGAACGAGCGAAAACGTCGCCACGAGGAGGCCACCAAGAATCCTAAGCAGTCGTTCTTTGAGCTTTCCCATGCCAGCACTTACGGTGGCAAGGTGACGCCAGATAAACAATCGCCAGAACATAGAAACAAGTCGAAGGAGACATCAGATCGCGGCAAGCCCAAGGATAAGGAGAAGGCCAGCGAGAAGGATAAGGCAAAGGACATGACTCCTCTCAAGCGCCGCAAGTCGATGGACATGAATGCTTTGGACTACGAGCAGCAGACAGAAAGCGAAGCCGAGTCCGAAGACGAGGAACTGAAGGTGAAACCACCTACCAAGCAGGATGTAAAAGCGGAGTCATCGACCAGCAAGGATCGAAATTCAAAGCGCGAAGATCGCAAACCCGAGGAGAAAGCCAGGGGCAAGCGCACTCGCTCTCGAAGTCCGCGTCGCCAGTCTCCTTCTCGTCGTCAGCAGCGCTCGCCCGCCAGGCGTcctggtcaaagttccaaccagaatcagaatcagttGCAACGCGGCAATCGCCGGAATCCCTTTGCAGACAGAGATCGACGCCGGCGTTCGCGCTCACAGGATAATGAGTACCGCAATCGTTTTCCCTTGTCACCCATCAGAGGAAGGGGCTCTCCTGCCGGCGGAGATCGCCGCCGTCAGCAGCGTTCCCGCAGTCAGGGACGCAGGCAGGATTCGCCCAATCACAGGCGTCAGGTGTCGCCGGGCAGAAAACGTCAGGAATCGCAGAGTAGGAGGCGAGATTCACCAGCTCGAAAGCGACGGGATTCGGTGGAAAGGAAGCGAGAGGACTCCAGTGACAGAAAACGAGAGGCTTCTTCGAATAAAAAACGTGAGGATTCCCCTGAAAGAAGTCCTAGTAGAAAGCGCAAGGATTCTGCCAATAGGAAGAGAGAAGATTCCGAAGTCAAAAAGCCACTTGAATCTTCCAGCAAAAAGCGGGAGGATTCTCCAGGGCGAAAGCGTAAGGATTCTGACAAAAAGCGACAGGATTCACCTGTGAAAAGACAAGATTCGCCAGGCAGAAAGCGTCAGGAGTCGCAAGACAAAAAACGGCATGAATCTCCGGTCAAAAAACAAGATTCACCGGGTAGGAAGCCACAGGATTCCCTAGCCAAAAGACAGGACTCACCAGGCAGGCGTCGCAGGGATTCGCCAGAAAGAAAACGCAAGGAAACCCCCGACAGAAGGCGGAAAGATTCGCCTGCTAGAAGACGCCAGGATTCAAGACGACAGGAGTCGGATGGCAGAAGGCGTCGCGAATCCTCCGGTAACAGGCGCAGCCGCGGACGCCGGCACAGCTCGTCGCGCAGTCGCAGTCCCTCAACTAGTCGCTCCCGCCGTCGCCGCTCGCGCAGTCCACTGCCCAAGCTCACATCCGCACTGCCCATGGACGAGGATCGCGAGAAGGCGGCCCGCGAGAAGATGCAGAAGCGGGCAGAGGCCGCGATGCTGATGAAGGAGCACATGCGCAATGAGATTgccaaggaggaggagcggcGGTTGGAGAAACAGCGCCAGGATGACATGGACAAGGAGCGCACGACCCGCGAGCTCAACGAGCTGGAGCGCCTGAAGGCCGAGACCATCAAGAAGCTGCAGGACGAGGAGCGAGTGGGTTCGGTGGGAGCGGGAATAGAAACACCAGTCGGAGGCGAGGACAAACCCGATGTCGCAACCACGCGGAACAAACGAGAGTCCAGCACGGAGGATCGACATCGCGACAAGAAGCGCAAgcataaaaaatcaaagaagtCCTCGGCTCGATCCGATTCCGATTAA
- the Gfat2 gene encoding glutamine--fructose-6-phosphate aminotransferase [isomerizing] 2, with product MCGIFAYLNYLTPKSRQEVLDLLVQGLKRLEYRGYDSTGIAIDALNSGEEPSSILLVKRTGKVKILEDAVAEVCLGQDYSLPIDTHIGIAHTRWATHGVPSEVNSHPQRSDEQNSFVVVHNGIITNYKDVKTLLQKRGYIFESDTDTEVIAKLVHHLWQQHPGYTFGELVEQAIQQLEGAFAIAFKSKHFPGECVASRRGSPLLVGIKAKTKLATDHIPILYAKAHRPHGQPQAQAYQVLPSGDCKAEFQPLERKEVEYFFASDASAVIEHTNRVIYLEDDDVAAVKSDGTLSIHRLNKSSDDPHAREIITLKMEIQQIMKGNYDYFMLKEIFEQPESVVNTMRGRMRFDTQTVVLGGIKEYIPEIKRCRRLMLIACGTSYHSAVATRQLLEELTELPVMVELASDFLDRNTPIFRDDVCFFISQSGETADTLMALRYCKQRGALIVGVTNTVGSSICRESHCGVHINAGPEIGVASTKAYTSQFISLVMFALVMSEDRLSLQQRRLEIIDALSQLDEHIRTVLNLNSQVQELAKELYQHKSLLIMGRGFNFATCLEGALKVKELTYMHSEGILAGELKHGPLALVDDEMPVLMIVLRDPVYTKCMNALQQVTSRKGRPILICEEGDNETMSFSTRSLQIPRTVDCLQGVLTVIPLQLLSYHIAVLRGCDVDCPRNLAKSVTVE from the exons ATGTGTGGCATTTTCGCTTACCTAAACTACTTGACGCCGAAATCGCGACAGGAGGTGTTGGATCTCCTAGTGCAGGGATTAAAGCGACTGGAGTACCGTGGCTACGATTCCACGGGCATAGCTATAGATGCCCTGAATTCCGGGGAGGAACCATCATCCATACTCCTGGTAAAAAGAACTGGCAAGGTGAAGATCCTGGAGGATGCGGTGGCCGAGGTTTGCCTGGGTCAGGACTACTCCCTGCCCATAGATACCCACATAGGCATTGCCCACACGAGGTGGGCCACCCATGGCGTTCCCTCCGAGGTCAACTCGCATCCCCAGAGATCCGATGAGCAGAACAGCTTCGTTGTGGTTCACAATGGGATTATTACAAACTACAAGGATGTCAAGACTCTCTTGCAGAAGAGGGGCTATATCTTTGAATCCGACACCGATACGGAGGTCATTGCCAAGCTGGTCCACCACCTGTGGCAGCAGCATCCCGGCTACACCTTCGGCGAGCTCGTGGAGCAGGCCATCCAGCAGCTGGAGGGCGCCTTTGCCATTGCTTTTAAATCTAAGCACTTTCCAGGGGAATGTGTGGCCTCCAGGAGGGGTTCACCACTCCTGGTAGGGATCAAGGCCAAAACCAAGCTGGCCACCGACCACATACCCATCCTGTATGCCAAGGCCCATCGGCCACATGGTCAGCCGCAGGCGCAAGCCTATCAAGTCCTGCCCTCTGGCGATTGCAAGGCGGAATTTCAGCCCCTGGAACGCAAGGAGGTGGAGTACTTCTTCGCCTCGGATGCCTCGGCGGTGATAGAGCACACGAATCGGGTGATTTACCTGGAGGACGACGACGTGGCGGCCGTGAAAAGCGATGGAACGCTCAGCATTCATCGGCTGAACAAATCCTCCGATGATCCGCATGCCAGGGAGATTATCACGCTGAAAATGGAGATCCAGCAGATCATGAAGGGCAACTACGACTACTTCATGCTGAAGGAGATCTTCGAGCAGCCGGAATCCGTGGTGAACACGATGCGCGGCAGGATGCGCTTCGATACGCAAACGGTGGTGCTGGGCGGGATTAAGGAGTACATACCGGAGATCAAGCGCTGTCGTCGTTTGATGCTGATAGCCTGTGGGACATCCTATCACAGTGCCGTGGCCACCAGGCAGCTGCTGGAGGAGCTAACCGAACTGCCGGTGATGGTGGAACTGGCCTCGGACTTTCTGGACAGGAATACGCCCATTTTCCGGGATGATGTGTGCTTCTTTATCTCCCAATCAGGTGAGACAGCCGATACGCTGATGGCTTTGAGGTATTGCAAGCAGCGCGGAGCCCTCATTGTGGGTGTGACCAACACGGTGGGCAGCAGCATCTGCCGGGAGTCGCACTGTGGCGTTCATATCAACGCAGGACCCGAGATCGGTGTGGCCTCCACGAAGGCCTACACCTCGCAGTTCATTTCGCTGGTCATGTTCGCTTTGGTCATGTCCGAGGATCGCCTGTCGCTGCAGCAACGCCGGCTGGAGATCATCGATGCGCTGTCCCAGCTGGACGAGCACATTCGGACCGTCCTGAACCTGAATTCGCAGGTCCAGGAGCTCGCGAAGGAGCTGTACCAGCACAAGTCGCTGCTCATCATGGGCAGGGGCTTCAATTTCGCCACCTGTTTGGAGGGAGCACTG AAAGTCAAGGAGCTGACGTACATGCACAGCGAGGGAATCCTGGCTGGAGAATTGAAACACGGACCGCTGGCCCTCGTGGACGATGAGATGCCGGTGCTGATGATCGTCCTGCGGGATCCGGTGTACACCAAATGCATGAATGCCCTGCAGCAGGTCACATCCCGCAAGGGCAGACCCATCCTTATCTGCGAGGAGGGCGACAACGAGACGATGTCCTTCTCCACACGATCGCTGCAGATCCCGCGGACGGTGGACTGCCTGCAGGGAGTGCTCACCGTCATTCCGCTCCAGCTCCTCTCCTACCACATCGCCGTGCTGCGCGGCTGCGACGTGGACTGCCCCAGGAATCTGGCCAAGTCGGTGACCGTGGAGTAG